In one window of Micromonospora cathayae DNA:
- a CDS encoding ABC transporter ATP-binding protein — protein sequence MSDVVAELDDLAVWFPSPAGPVRAVDGVSLRIRRGETLGLVGESGSGKSTTGLALLRLVRPTAGHVRVAGTDVTGGSRRVLRGLRRRVAMVFQDPQASLDPRLTVGASVAEPLVVHRLAARGEARRRRVAELFELVGLRPELADRHPHELSGGQRQRVGIARALAGEPELIVLDEPIASLDLSVQAQIMNLLRRLQRELGLTYLFISHDLAAVEHLSDRVAVMYLGRIVETGPPQRLYREPAHPYTAALLSAVPVADPAVERHRRRIILRGEVPSPVAPPTGCRFRTRCPSARPACAETDPPLVGVATGQEAACLFAGDAVRELRAPG from the coding sequence ATGAGTGACGTCGTCGCCGAACTCGACGACCTGGCGGTGTGGTTCCCGTCGCCGGCCGGGCCGGTCCGGGCCGTCGACGGGGTGTCGCTGCGCATCCGACGCGGCGAGACCCTCGGTCTGGTCGGCGAGTCGGGCAGCGGCAAGTCCACCACCGGCCTGGCCCTGCTCCGGCTGGTCCGGCCCACCGCCGGGCACGTGCGGGTGGCCGGGACGGACGTGACCGGCGGCTCCCGTCGGGTGCTGCGCGGGCTGCGCCGCCGGGTGGCGATGGTGTTCCAGGACCCGCAGGCGTCGCTGGACCCGAGGTTGACCGTCGGGGCGAGCGTGGCCGAACCGCTGGTCGTGCACCGGCTCGCCGCCCGGGGCGAGGCGCGGCGTCGCCGGGTCGCGGAACTGTTCGAGCTGGTCGGGTTGCGCCCCGAGCTGGCCGACCGGCACCCGCACGAACTCTCCGGCGGGCAACGCCAGCGGGTGGGTATCGCCCGGGCGCTGGCCGGGGAGCCCGAACTGATCGTGCTGGACGAACCGATCGCCTCGCTGGACCTGAGCGTGCAGGCGCAGATCATGAATCTGTTGCGTCGCCTCCAGCGGGAACTGGGCCTGACCTACCTGTTCATCTCGCACGACCTGGCCGCGGTCGAGCACCTCAGTGACCGGGTGGCCGTGATGTACCTGGGACGGATCGTGGAGACCGGCCCGCCGCAGCGGCTGTACCGGGAGCCGGCCCACCCGTACACGGCGGCGCTGCTGTCGGCGGTGCCGGTGGCGGACCCCGCGGTCGAGCGGCACCGGCGGCGGATCATCCTGCGCGGGGAGGTGCCCAGCCCGGTCGCGCCGCCGACCGGCTGCCGGTTCCGGACCCGGTGCCCCAGCGCCCGGCCGGCCTGCGCGGAGACCGACCCGCCGCTGGTCGGGGTGGCGACCGGCCAGGAGGCGGCCTGCCTCTTCGCCGGGGACGCGGTACGCGAGCTGCGCGCCCCCGGCTGA
- a CDS encoding ABC transporter ATP-binding protein, producing the protein MSGRDGTPVLAVEDLAVTIGTRRGVARPVAGVDWSVGAGETLALVGESGSGKSMSVLAATGLAPRVARVTGRVRLLGDEFTALPARRRRQLRGRHVGFVFQDPMTSLNPVLPVGRQVTEACEEHLGMTRRAARSRAVELLDTVGIPSPGQRVDAYPHQFSGGMRQRVVIAMALACEPDLLIADEPTTALDVTTQAQILDLVAGLRERLGTAVVWITHDLGVVAGLADTVAVMYGGRIVEHGPVDAVFGGPAHPYTRALLAARPDPAHRSADLVAIPGAPPSPVDLPAGCAFWARCPVRGDARCERELPPLVPVSGGPDPGHHGPDAVPDGSGPGHRVRTFYPEPTDRGRG; encoded by the coding sequence ATGAGCGGACGGGACGGCACGCCGGTGCTGGCCGTCGAGGACCTCGCGGTGACCATCGGTACCCGTCGGGGCGTGGCCCGCCCGGTCGCCGGGGTCGACTGGTCGGTGGGGGCGGGCGAGACCCTGGCGCTGGTCGGTGAGTCCGGCAGCGGCAAGAGCATGAGCGTGCTCGCCGCCACCGGCCTGGCCCCACGGGTCGCCCGGGTCACCGGCCGGGTCCGGCTGCTCGGCGACGAGTTCACCGCGCTGCCCGCGCGCCGCCGCCGGCAACTGCGGGGCCGGCACGTCGGGTTCGTCTTCCAGGACCCGATGACCTCGCTGAACCCGGTGCTGCCGGTGGGCCGGCAGGTCACCGAGGCGTGCGAGGAACACCTGGGCATGACCCGTCGGGCGGCCCGGTCCCGGGCGGTCGAACTGCTCGACACCGTCGGCATCCCGTCGCCGGGGCAGCGGGTCGACGCGTACCCGCACCAGTTCTCCGGCGGGATGCGGCAGCGGGTGGTGATCGCCATGGCACTGGCCTGCGAGCCGGACCTGCTGATCGCCGACGAGCCGACCACCGCGCTGGACGTGACCACCCAGGCGCAGATCCTGGACCTGGTCGCCGGGCTGCGGGAGCGGCTCGGTACGGCGGTCGTCTGGATCACCCACGACCTCGGGGTGGTCGCCGGTCTCGCCGACACGGTGGCGGTGATGTACGGCGGGCGGATCGTCGAGCACGGGCCGGTCGACGCGGTCTTCGGTGGGCCGGCGCACCCGTACACCCGGGCCCTGCTCGCCGCCCGCCCGGACCCGGCGCACCGGTCCGCCGACCTGGTGGCGATCCCGGGTGCCCCGCCCAGCCCGGTGGACCTGCCGGCCGGCTGCGCGTTCTGGGCGCGCTGTCCGGTACGCGGCGACGCCCGCTGCGAACGGGAACTGCCACCGCTGGTGCCGGTGTCCGGCGGACCCGACCCGGGGCACCACGGACCTGACGCGGTGCCCGACGGATCCGGGCCGGGACACCGGGTCCGCACCTTCTACCCGGAGCCGACGGATCGGGGGCGGGGATGA
- a CDS encoding ABC transporter permease — MSGDRADGAVRRALSALRHDPPAVAGMLVLLLLAVVGVAGPWLAPAGINDVDVDRMLQAPSWAHPFGTDELGRDVLSRVLMAARVSLQVGLVSVGIALVAGVTLGLLAGWYRGWLDSLLMRVVDVLFAFPVLLLAVAIVAVLGPGLRTAMIAVGVVYTPIFARVTRASVLAVREQVFVRAAVAIGTPDRRILWRHVLPNVAAPLIVQTSLSLAFAILAEAALSFLGLGVQPPAPAWGRMLFDGRGFVTEAWWLGFFPGAAIFLTVLAFNLVGDALRDVLDPRQLTLGEARRNPA, encoded by the coding sequence CTGAGCGGCGACCGGGCCGACGGGGCCGTCCGCCGGGCGCTGTCCGCGCTGCGTCACGACCCGCCGGCGGTGGCCGGCATGCTGGTCCTGTTGCTGCTCGCCGTGGTCGGGGTGGCCGGGCCGTGGCTCGCCCCGGCCGGGATCAACGACGTGGACGTGGACCGGATGCTCCAGGCCCCGAGCTGGGCGCATCCGTTCGGCACCGACGAACTCGGCCGGGACGTGCTCAGCCGGGTGCTGATGGCCGCCCGGGTCTCGCTCCAGGTCGGCCTGGTCAGCGTCGGCATCGCGCTGGTCGCCGGGGTCACGCTGGGGCTGCTCGCCGGCTGGTACCGGGGTTGGCTGGACAGCCTGCTGATGCGGGTGGTGGACGTGCTGTTCGCGTTCCCGGTGCTGCTGCTCGCGGTGGCCATCGTGGCGGTGCTCGGGCCGGGTCTGCGCACCGCGATGATCGCCGTCGGGGTGGTCTACACCCCGATCTTCGCCCGGGTCACCCGGGCCAGTGTGCTCGCCGTCCGGGAGCAGGTCTTCGTCCGGGCGGCCGTGGCGATCGGCACCCCGGACCGGCGGATCCTGTGGCGGCACGTGCTGCCCAACGTGGCGGCGCCGCTGATCGTGCAGACCTCGCTGTCGCTGGCGTTCGCGATCCTGGCCGAGGCGGCGCTGTCCTTCCTCGGGCTCGGCGTCCAGCCACCCGCGCCCGCCTGGGGCCGGATGCTGTTCGACGGGCGCGGATTCGTCACCGAGGCGTGGTGGCTCGGCTTCTTCCCGGGCGCGGCCATCTTCCTCACCGTGCTCGCCTTCAACCTGGTCGGGGACGCGCTGCGGGACGTGCTGGACCCCCGGCAACTCACCCTGGGCGAGGCGAGGAGGAACCCGGCATGA
- a CDS encoding ABC transporter permease, translating into MARFVVRRLLQSGIVLLGVTLVVFLLLQLVPGDPVRVALGTRFDPQTYEALRARAGLDQPLLQQYLSYVGRALTGDLGVSFRSGQPVTTIVLDRLPATLSLAGTAILLAVLLAVPLGVLAAVRSGTAVDHAVRVFSQFGVSVPDFWMGIMGILLFAGVLGWLPPSGYVGLTEDPARWASHVLLPAATVGLVSASILTRFIRSAVLEALAEDYVRTAEAKGLRPRVVVLRHVLRNALIPVVTVVAVQVASLLGGVIVIEVLFAWPGVGRLTYDAVQARDYPVLQGAILLVAALFLLVNLLVDLLYARLDPRITAR; encoded by the coding sequence ATGGCCCGCTTCGTGGTCCGGCGGCTGCTCCAGTCGGGCATCGTGCTGCTCGGCGTCACCCTGGTGGTGTTCCTGCTGCTGCAACTCGTCCCGGGTGATCCGGTCCGGGTGGCGCTGGGCACCCGGTTCGACCCGCAGACGTACGAGGCGCTGCGCGCCCGCGCCGGCCTCGACCAGCCGCTGCTCCAGCAGTACCTCAGCTACGTCGGGCGGGCCCTCACCGGTGACCTGGGGGTCAGCTTCCGCAGTGGACAACCGGTGACCACGATCGTCCTCGACCGACTGCCGGCCACCCTGTCGCTGGCCGGTACGGCGATCCTGCTCGCGGTGCTGCTGGCCGTACCGCTGGGGGTGCTGGCGGCGGTGCGCAGCGGCACCGCCGTCGACCACGCGGTACGGGTGTTCAGCCAGTTCGGGGTGTCGGTGCCGGACTTCTGGATGGGCATCATGGGCATCCTGCTCTTCGCCGGGGTGCTCGGCTGGCTTCCGCCGTCGGGTTACGTCGGCCTGACCGAGGACCCGGCCCGCTGGGCGTCGCACGTGCTGCTGCCGGCCGCCACGGTGGGCCTGGTGTCCGCCTCGATCCTGACCCGGTTCATCCGGTCGGCGGTGCTGGAGGCGCTCGCCGAGGACTACGTCCGTACCGCCGAGGCGAAGGGGCTGCGGCCCCGGGTGGTGGTGCTGCGGCACGTGCTGCGCAACGCGCTGATCCCGGTGGTGACCGTGGTCGCGGTGCAGGTGGCGAGCCTGCTCGGTGGGGTGATCGTGATCGAGGTGCTGTTCGCCTGGCCGGGGGTCGGCCGGCTCACCTACGACGCCGTCCAGGCCCGGGACTATCCGGTGCTGCAGGGCGCGATCCTGCTGGTGGCGGCCCTGTTCCTGCTGGTCAACCTGCTGGTCGACCTGCTCTACGCCCGGCTCGACCCGAGGATCACGGCCCGATGA
- a CDS encoding ABC transporter substrate-binding protein, which yields MSRSRSGVVAAALAVALAVSAGCTAGESVDVDGAGPGGSGAGGVLQAAISGEPDQLDPHKTSAYHSFQVLENVYDTLVEPDENLEMRPSLATKWTTSDDQLTWTFTLRDGVRFADGAPLTAEDVVYSYQRIITGKLNAAYRFATVKSVTAPDPATVVVALTAPTPNLLANLGGFKGVAIVQRGNVESGAITTKPVGSGPFAVAAYTSGDSITLVRNENWWGGTPKLDGVTFTFVKDPTVALQNLRGGQVHWTDNLPPQQVPALRDGDELTVESAPSSDYWYVALNQARKPYDEVAVRRAIGFALDREAITKAAKFGLATVNQTAIPKASAFHYDYAPYSHDPEQARRLLGEAGVRGLTMDLMVTSEYPETVTAAQVIAAQLKDVGVTVKIRTLDFAQWLDEQAKGNFDAFLLGWLGNIDPDEFYYAQHHSAGTFNFHKYRNPTVDRLLDQARTETDQGTRKQRYDQAAKQIVDDASYLYLYNPDVVQGWTGKVSGYRVRADRAIRFRDVSLAR from the coding sequence ATGTCCAGGAGCAGATCAGGCGTGGTCGCCGCCGCGCTGGCCGTCGCCCTTGCCGTCTCGGCCGGCTGCACCGCCGGGGAGAGCGTCGACGTCGACGGGGCCGGCCCGGGCGGGTCCGGGGCCGGGGGAGTGCTCCAGGCCGCCATCAGCGGCGAACCGGACCAGCTCGACCCGCACAAGACCTCGGCGTACCACAGCTTCCAGGTGCTGGAGAACGTCTACGACACCCTGGTCGAGCCGGACGAGAACCTCGAGATGCGACCGTCGCTGGCGACGAAGTGGACGACCAGCGACGACCAGCTCACCTGGACCTTCACCCTCCGCGACGGGGTGCGCTTCGCCGACGGCGCACCGCTGACCGCCGAGGACGTGGTCTACTCCTACCAGCGGATCATCACCGGGAAGCTGAACGCGGCGTACCGGTTCGCCACCGTGAAGTCGGTGACCGCGCCCGACCCGGCCACCGTGGTCGTCGCGCTGACCGCACCCACCCCCAACCTGCTCGCCAACCTCGGCGGCTTCAAGGGCGTGGCGATCGTGCAGCGGGGCAACGTCGAGTCCGGCGCGATCACCACCAAGCCGGTCGGCAGCGGGCCGTTCGCGGTGGCCGCCTACACCTCCGGCGACAGCATCACGCTGGTCCGCAACGAGAACTGGTGGGGCGGCACACCGAAGCTGGACGGGGTGACGTTCACCTTCGTCAAGGACCCGACGGTGGCCCTGCAGAACCTGCGCGGCGGCCAGGTGCACTGGACCGACAACCTGCCACCCCAGCAGGTGCCCGCGCTGCGCGACGGCGACGAGCTGACGGTGGAGTCCGCGCCGTCCAGCGACTACTGGTACGTCGCCCTCAACCAGGCCCGGAAGCCGTACGACGAGGTGGCCGTGCGCCGGGCGATCGGGTTCGCGCTGGACCGGGAGGCGATCACCAAGGCGGCCAAGTTCGGGCTGGCCACGGTCAACCAGACCGCCATCCCGAAGGCCAGCGCCTTCCACTACGACTACGCGCCCTACTCGCACGACCCGGAGCAGGCCCGGCGACTGCTCGGTGAAGCCGGCGTCCGGGGCCTGACCATGGACCTGATGGTCACCAGCGAGTACCCGGAGACCGTCACCGCCGCGCAGGTCATCGCCGCGCAGCTCAAGGACGTGGGCGTCACCGTGAAGATCCGTACCCTGGACTTCGCCCAGTGGCTCGACGAGCAGGCCAAGGGGAACTTCGACGCGTTCCTGCTGGGCTGGCTCGGCAACATCGACCCGGACGAGTTCTACTACGCCCAGCACCACAGCGCCGGCACCTTCAACTTCCACAAGTACCGCAACCCGACCGTCGACCGGCTGCTCGACCAGGCTCGCACCGAGACCGACCAGGGCACCCGCAAGCAGCGGTACGACCAGGCGGCCAAGCAGATCGTGGACGACGCCAGCTACCTGTACCTCTACAACCCGGACGTGGTGCAGGGCTGGACGGGGAAGGTCTCCGGCTACCGGGTCCGCGCCGACCGGGCCATCCGGTTCCGCGACGTCTCCCTCGCCCGCTGA
- a CDS encoding L-threonylcarbamoyladenylate synthase codes for MAKYFDVHPDNPQPRSIGQVVAIVRDGGLVAYPTDSCFALGCQLGNKDGIDRIRQIRHLGDDHHFTLVCRDFAQLGQFVQINNALFRSIKAATPGSYTFILPATKEVPRRLLHPKRKTVGVRIPAHTVAQAILTELGEPLVSSTLLLPGEEEPMTQGWEIKETLDHAIDAVVDSGECGTEPTTVIDFSQGEAEIVRRGAGDPTRFE; via the coding sequence ATGGCGAAGTACTTCGACGTGCACCCGGACAACCCGCAACCGCGCAGCATCGGGCAGGTGGTCGCGATCGTCCGGGACGGCGGATTGGTCGCCTACCCGACCGACTCGTGCTTCGCCCTCGGCTGCCAGCTCGGCAACAAGGACGGCATCGACCGGATCCGCCAGATCCGGCACCTCGGCGACGACCACCACTTCACCCTGGTCTGCCGGGACTTCGCGCAGCTCGGCCAGTTCGTGCAGATCAACAACGCGCTGTTCCGCTCGATCAAGGCAGCCACCCCGGGCAGCTACACGTTCATCCTGCCCGCGACGAAGGAGGTGCCGCGCCGGCTGCTGCACCCGAAACGCAAGACCGTCGGGGTACGCATTCCCGCGCACACCGTCGCGCAGGCGATCCTCACCGAGCTGGGCGAGCCGCTGGTCTCCAGCACGCTGCTGCTGCCCGGCGAGGAGGAGCCGATGACCCAGGGCTGGGAGATCAAGGAGACCCTGGACCACGCCATCGACGCGGTCGTCGACTCCGGCGAGTGCGGCACCGAGCCGACCACCGTCATCGACTTCTCGCAGGGCGAGGCCGAGATCGTCCGCCGTGGGGCCGGGGACCCGACCCGCTTCGAGTGA
- the helR gene encoding RNA polymerase recycling motor ATPase HelR: MTTRAFDLAPQLSAKADPRLIAGDERHLAAIAATLDRSAADLTDRLDAARRAPGGAGRRALDRDQEVHRLTARLRQLRRFGWDLCLGRMVTADDPEPVYVGRAGLTDGTGRRLLVDWRSPAAEPFFGATHANPMGLASRRRYRWTGGRISDYWDEVFTPDALDGHAALDDQSAFIASLGGHRSARMRDVLGTIQADQDAIIRAGSSGALVVDGGPGTGKTVVALHRTAYLRYADPRLGRRRGGVLVVGPHQPYLAYVADVLPSLGEDDVQMCTLRDLVPEGATAGVETDPEVARLKSSARLVTAVEAAVRFYEEPPTGTMTVSTDGGDVRLGADDWAEAFDAPDPGTPHNEARDRIRDELLTILVDRYPGDEPDDLVRRSLLRNRELRVAVDRAWPLLDPADLVGDLWTVPAYLRRCAPWLAPDEVRALQRRDPRAWTVSDLPLLDAARQRVGDPETSRRQRRHDAVTAAERERMTTVVDDLLASTAFDDGEGVLVMLRGQDMRDALVDGRVPADTEPDRLAGPFAHIVVDEAQELTDAEWQMLRLRCPSGSFTVVGDRAQARHGFTESWPERLRRVGLDRIEVASLTVNYRTPTEVMAEAEPVIRAVLPDANVPVSVRDAGVPVTHGPVSDLPAILDTWLAAHAEGTACVIGDPTFTATSRVRSLTPELAKGLEFDLVVLVDPAAFGAGVQGAVDRYVAMTRATRHLVVLTSP, encoded by the coding sequence CTGACCACCCGTGCGTTCGACCTTGCCCCGCAGCTGTCCGCCAAGGCCGACCCGCGACTGATCGCCGGCGACGAGCGGCACCTCGCGGCCATCGCGGCGACCCTCGACCGGTCGGCCGCCGACCTGACCGACCGCCTCGATGCCGCGCGCCGGGCACCCGGCGGCGCCGGCCGACGGGCCCTGGACCGGGACCAGGAGGTCCACCGGCTGACCGCCCGGCTGCGGCAACTGCGGCGGTTCGGATGGGACCTGTGCCTCGGCCGCATGGTCACCGCCGACGACCCCGAGCCGGTGTACGTCGGACGCGCCGGCCTCACCGACGGTACCGGCCGACGGCTGCTGGTCGACTGGCGCTCCCCCGCCGCCGAGCCGTTCTTCGGTGCCACCCACGCCAACCCGATGGGGCTCGCCAGCCGCCGCAGGTACCGCTGGACCGGCGGCCGGATCAGCGACTACTGGGACGAGGTGTTCACCCCGGACGCCCTCGACGGACACGCCGCCCTCGACGACCAGTCCGCCTTCATCGCCAGCCTGGGCGGCCACCGGTCGGCGCGGATGCGGGACGTGCTCGGCACCATCCAGGCCGACCAGGACGCCATCATCCGCGCCGGATCCTCCGGCGCGCTCGTCGTGGACGGCGGCCCGGGCACCGGAAAGACGGTCGTCGCGCTGCACCGCACCGCGTACCTGCGCTACGCCGACCCCCGCCTCGGTCGACGCCGGGGCGGGGTGCTGGTCGTCGGCCCGCACCAGCCGTACCTGGCCTACGTCGCCGACGTCCTGCCCAGCCTCGGCGAGGACGACGTGCAGATGTGCACCCTGCGCGACCTCGTCCCCGAGGGGGCCACCGCAGGAGTGGAGACCGACCCGGAGGTGGCCCGGCTGAAGTCGTCCGCGCGGCTGGTGACGGCGGTCGAGGCGGCGGTCCGGTTCTACGAGGAACCACCGACCGGGACCATGACGGTGTCGACCGACGGGGGCGACGTCCGGCTGGGCGCGGACGACTGGGCCGAGGCGTTCGACGCGCCGGACCCCGGCACCCCGCACAACGAGGCGCGCGACCGGATCCGGGACGAGCTGCTCACCATCCTGGTCGACAGGTACCCCGGTGACGAACCGGACGACCTGGTCCGCCGCTCGCTGCTGCGCAACCGGGAGCTGCGCGTCGCCGTCGACCGGGCCTGGCCGCTGCTCGACCCGGCCGACCTCGTCGGGGACCTGTGGACGGTGCCCGCGTACCTGCGCAGGTGCGCGCCCTGGCTCGCCCCGGACGAGGTCCGGGCGTTGCAGCGCCGCGACCCGCGGGCCTGGACGGTGTCCGACCTGCCGCTGCTGGACGCGGCCCGGCAGCGGGTCGGCGACCCGGAGACCTCCCGGCGGCAGCGCCGGCACGACGCGGTGACCGCCGCCGAACGCGAGCGGATGACCACGGTCGTCGACGACCTGCTCGCCTCCACCGCCTTCGACGACGGCGAAGGCGTGCTGGTCATGCTGCGCGGCCAGGACATGCGGGACGCCCTGGTCGACGGGCGGGTCCCCGCCGACACCGAACCGGACCGGCTCGCCGGGCCGTTCGCGCACATCGTGGTGGACGAGGCCCAGGAACTGACCGACGCCGAGTGGCAGATGCTGCGGCTGCGGTGCCCGTCGGGCAGCTTCACCGTCGTCGGCGACCGGGCCCAGGCCCGGCACGGGTTCACCGAGTCGTGGCCGGAACGGCTGAGGCGGGTCGGACTCGACCGGATCGAGGTGGCCTCGCTGACCGTCAACTACCGGACCCCGACCGAGGTGATGGCCGAGGCGGAGCCGGTCATCCGGGCGGTGCTCCCGGACGCCAACGTCCCGGTTTCGGTCCGTGACGCCGGCGTCCCCGTCACCCACGGCCCCGTCTCGGACCTGCCCGCGATCCTCGACACCTGGCTCGCCGCGCACGCCGAGGGGACCGCCTGCGTCATCGGCGATCCCACCTTCACGGCGACGTCTCGCGTCCGGTCGCTGACCCCGGAACTGGCGAAGGGACTCGAGTTCGACCTGGTCGTCCTGGTCGACCCGGCGGCGTTCGGGGCGGGCGTGCAGGGCGCGGTCGACCGGTACGTGGCGATGACCAGGGCGACCCGGCACCTCGTCGTCCTCACCAGCCCCTGA
- a CDS encoding FGGY-family carbohydrate kinase, producing the protein MGPLLIGIDLGTGSSKGVLTDPAGTVLATAVRPRPRSMSMPHPGWAEVDAEGVWWADVVSIARELVGHAAGTPVAGVCVSGVGPCLVLCDADDIPVRPAILYGIDMRATAEIDELTGRYGAERVLDRAATPITTQAVGPKALWVRRHEPQVWERATHWYTSSSYVVRKLTGEYVLDHHTASQSVPLYDIEARTWHRPWYADLMGDLPAPRLAWSAEVVGTVSAAAAEATGLPVGTPVCAGTVDAWAEAVSVGVRHPGDLMLMYGSTMFFVQVLRDLARHPQLWNTAGVGPDAYCLAAGMATSGSLTSWLRELVGDVPFETLVAEAARVPAGADGLLLLPYFAGERTPIFDPHARGVVAGLTLRHGRGHLFRAVYEGIAFGVRQILELLDTAENPVRRLVAVGGGTQGGLWTRIVSDVTGRTQEVPAVTIGASYGDALLAGIGAGLLAPDTDWTVPGATVEPDPAARDTYDLLYRQYGALYRATRDQVHTLARLQGDTGAAGG; encoded by the coding sequence ATGGGCCCGCTCCTGATCGGCATCGACCTGGGCACCGGCAGCAGCAAGGGGGTGCTCACCGACCCGGCCGGCACGGTGCTGGCCACCGCCGTGCGGCCCCGACCGAGGTCGATGTCGATGCCCCACCCCGGCTGGGCCGAGGTGGACGCCGAGGGCGTCTGGTGGGCCGACGTGGTGTCCATCGCCCGCGAACTGGTCGGACACGCCGCCGGCACGCCGGTCGCCGGGGTCTGCGTCAGCGGCGTCGGCCCCTGCCTGGTGCTCTGCGACGCCGACGACATCCCGGTCCGCCCGGCCATCCTCTACGGCATCGACATGCGGGCCACCGCCGAGATCGACGAGCTGACCGGACGGTACGGGGCCGAGCGGGTGCTGGACCGGGCCGCCACCCCGATCACCACCCAGGCGGTCGGCCCGAAGGCGCTCTGGGTACGCCGGCACGAGCCGCAGGTGTGGGAGCGGGCGACGCACTGGTACACCTCCAGCTCGTACGTGGTGCGGAAGCTGACCGGCGAGTACGTGCTGGACCACCACACCGCCAGCCAGTCGGTGCCGCTGTACGACATCGAGGCCCGCACCTGGCACCGGCCCTGGTACGCCGACCTCATGGGTGACCTGCCCGCGCCCCGGCTGGCCTGGTCGGCCGAGGTGGTGGGCACGGTCAGCGCGGCGGCGGCCGAGGCCACCGGCCTGCCGGTGGGCACCCCGGTCTGCGCCGGCACGGTGGACGCCTGGGCCGAGGCGGTCAGCGTCGGCGTCCGCCACCCCGGCGACCTGATGCTGATGTACGGCTCGACGATGTTCTTCGTGCAGGTGTTGCGTGACCTGGCCCGGCACCCGCAACTGTGGAACACCGCCGGGGTGGGGCCGGACGCGTACTGCCTGGCCGCCGGGATGGCCACCTCGGGCAGCCTGACCTCGTGGCTGCGGGAGCTGGTCGGCGACGTGCCCTTCGAGACCCTGGTGGCCGAGGCGGCCCGGGTGCCGGCCGGCGCGGACGGTCTGCTGCTGCTGCCGTACTTCGCCGGTGAGCGGACGCCGATCTTCGACCCGCACGCCCGGGGGGTGGTCGCCGGGCTGACCCTGCGGCACGGCCGCGGCCACCTGTTCCGCGCGGTGTACGAGGGCATCGCCTTCGGCGTCCGGCAGATCCTGGAACTGCTGGACACCGCCGAGAACCCGGTACGCCGGCTGGTCGCGGTGGGTGGCGGCACCCAGGGTGGACTGTGGACCCGGATCGTCAGCGACGTGACCGGCCGTACCCAGGAGGTGCCGGCGGTGACCATCGGGGCCAGCTACGGCGACGCGCTGCTGGCCGGGATCGGGGCCGGCCTGCTCGCCCCGGACACCGACTGGACGGTGCCCGGGGCGACGGTCGAGCCGGACCCGGCCGCCCGGGACACCTACGACCTGCTGTACCGGCAGTACGGTGCGCTCTACCGGGCCACCCGGGACCAGGTGCACACCCTGGCCCGGCTCCAGGGCGACACCGGGGCGGCCGGCGGGTAG